Genomic DNA from Selenomonas sp. oral taxon 126:
AAAAGAAAAGTCTCCTGCCCTTTTTGATGCGCTGCGTGAAGTAAAGCGTTTGAGCGATGAAAGAACGACGTTAGGAAAGAAACTGGCCGCGCTCAAAACGGAAATGAAGACGGATGCTTTCCGGGAAAAGGTCGATGCCATCGTCCAGCAGAATCAGAGTACACAGCCGACAGATGCAGCCATCGCCGCAGCGTATAAAAAACATGTGGCAGCACGCAAAGAAGCGGAACGCTATGCGGCGATTCGCAGCCGTCTAGAAAAAGCGGATCGTGCGATGATCCTGTTCGCGGACAAGATGCCGCGCACACTCAATCGATATTCAAAAATAGACGGAGAGACGCCGATCGGCAGTTTGAGGTCTAATACGTTTGACGGAAAAACCTATGCCTTCTTAGGACAGCTGCCGGATGACGGCAACAAAATCACTACGATTGAAGCCGTCCGCATGAACGATGATATACGGCGCGGCTCTGTCCCGAAATATCAGTTGCTCTTTGATCGTGAGAAGGGGCGGATCATCTCTGCCGCCGAAGCACGCGATACGGACGGAAACGTAGAACACGTCCGCCTCTACCGCACAAAAAATCGACGTGATATACAGCGCACCACAAACGGGAAAAGAGGGGCACGCTCGCCTCGCGTCAGACAGGCAATCAGCCGTCGCGTAAGAATGATCCGTGGAAAGATTTCAGCTCTAACAGACCGCTTCCTTAGAGAGCATGAACAACAGGGGAAAATCACGGTACACTGGCAGGAGGATCAGACACGCGATAAGGCGATAGCACAAGAAGAAAAAATGTACCAGAATTGGGGCAGGTAGCCTTACACAAAATAACGTAGTATAATAAATAAAAAGGAGGGGGTCATATGTTGCAGGTTTTATCAAGGCCATACGTAAATCGTGCATCTCGGGCTTGTCAGGGCCTTATGAATATTAGGCATGGTGAAATAATGACCTATCAAACTTTGGCAAGGATATTCAAAAAAGAAATCCCTTATGATAAAACCAAACATTTGGGGTATTTATTGGGATTTTTTGACGAATGTTATATATCTCTGATTAAAGACTTTATGCGTGAACAGGATATATCTAAAGAGCAGATTGTTGATATTTTCCAACTCCTTCCGGAACAAGGAGAAACCTATGATTTCAGGAGAGCGTTGAATCATGGTGAGTTCTAAAGACAGACCAGACTATGTTTTATCCACGCAACTACTCGAATATGCGGCATCTATTATTGAGGAAGCCAAGCTGCCCTCTTCCACTTATTCATTAGGCGGAGGAACGGTCTTATCCTATGTATTCAATCATCGTAAGAGTAAAGATATTGATATATTTATCAATGATCCTCAATACATGGGAGCGTTATCTCCGCGCTTTAATGAACGCAGCGAACGGGCACTGTCTTATAATGAGGACGGACACTGTATTACGCTGTCCTTTGACGAGGGAAAAATTGACTTCATATCATCTACACAAATTACAGATTTTCCTGCAAAGACACAAACAATATTTGGTCACAGAATAGCTGTTGACGATCCGGTAGAAATCGTATGTAAAAAAATTTATTTTCGGGGGGATCGTGCGTACCCCAGAGATATATTCGATCTTTCCGTATTGTATGAAAGTAATCGGAGAGAGGATCTTATAACGGCAATGGCAAGGTATCCTGATAAAATCAACCAGTTCGTAAGCAAATTCAAAAAGGATCAATTAAATCCCAATATTGAACCGTATAGCGCAACATATTCGGGATCATTGCTGCCTGACGGAGAAAAATTTATTGGAAAAGAATTTTCTATTTGCGAAAAATTTATTCAAGAAGTAGAGCAAAAATGTGAACAGTCCATTTTACTGAAGCCAAAACGGCGTCCCGTAATGCGAAAAAAGAATACGAGCAAGGATCAGCAGCGTGATCGTTGATAATCTTCTACACACAACAAAAGGTGTCCACAACGGACACCTTTTGTTGTGTACGGGAGGGCACTTATTATCGCCCCATGCTGCGTGCTTTTCCCTGCTCTTTTTTAGGCGTAAGTGAAACCTTGCGCTTGCGGGGAATGGTCGCTTTCTTCTCAATCGGCGTCTTTGCCGGTTCAGGCTCTTTCTCAGGCGTCTTCTTCGGTGCAAAGTGTCGCTCTTTCCATTCCGCGACGATCGACGCACCGCGATCCTTGCTGATCTCACGCTCCTTTTCAATCATGTGCTCTTTCATATAGTCCGCAGCGCGTTCTGCGTCACGCGCCGCACGGAAGAGTTCATTCGGATCGTCACGCAGCACAGATGCCCATGATTTGAGGTATGCCGCGTGATTGTTCCGGTGATCCTCGTTGAAATTTATCCCGTATTCCTGATGAATGAACAGCGACGCAAGTTCTGCACGCAATTCTTCCCGTGCGTAAGACTTGCTGCCGAACGCGCCCCCCGCTGTCAAAGTAGAGCGATCCAGACGGGATTCATGCCCTGTGCTGTGCGCGATCTCGTGGGCTACCGTCGCATAAAAAGCGTCTGTAGTCTTGAAGCCCTCTTTCGGTGTCACATGAATCTCATCTGTCATGGGCTGATAGAAGTTTTGCCCCGCCTGATCGAAGTGGATTTTCGCTTCGCTGTTTACGATCATGCGCTCCATCTTCTCATTCAACACCTCTGGTTCTCTCGGAGCTTTCTGCAAAGGGGGAATCCCCTCCATTTGCTCTGCATTGAATACCACATAGGACTTGATGATCGGCTGCGGCAGTCGTTCCTTTTTGACGGCCATACGACCGTCAGCATCGACCTCATACACAGGTTCTTTTTTCCCCGTTTTGGGGTTATTCTCCCAAACCTCACGTTCAAACTGATAATACTCGATATGAGTGCCTTTCTCGCCCTTCTTGATCCGTCCGCCCATCTCCTGCACCTGCTTGAACGTACCCCAGCGGGGATCTGTATATCCGTGCTGCATCGCAACGAAGGAAAGGCGAAGATTGTTGCCACCACGATAGTAGCTTGGACGACCGCTGCGCTGCATGATGTTACATGGGCGTCCACTCACGGTAAGACCGGATTCCCAAAACAGCGGCTTTCCGGCCTCGATGTCGGCAGCAATCTTTTCGACGACCTCCTTGCGATCCTCCATGATCTTATCCATGCTCATTTTTCCGTCGCCTCCTCGTCATCCTTAGCTTGCAGTTCGCTCTCCTCTTCCGGAAGCAAAACATCTTCCTCGGGCACAATACCGTATTTCTCGATAACGTCCTGCGCCTGTGCGTCCTTGTCCTTTAACATCTCCATTCCTCCTGTCGTAACCAGTTCTGCCCGCACAGCATCTGCATTGGCACGCATGGAGAACACAGCACCGTTGTTATACCAGACGTAACCGTTCTCATGCGCCGCACAGCTCTCAGCGGAAAATACACTTCTACCGTCTTCGATCAGCTCCAAACGCATCAGCATCCCTCCTCTCTACGTCCCAGTCCCTTTGACACGCTGCTTCCACGCTTGAACAAGGTCTGTCCCGTGTAAGCCCTCGCATCCTGGAATGGTAACGGGTTCGTCCAGCCCTTCCTCTGCTGCGACCATAGCCTCAATCCGCGCCTTTTGCGCGGCAACCGCTTCTTGTCGTCGCCGCTTCTCTTTTGCGGCGAGTTCTTCCGCAACGCCTTTCCCGTCCACATAGTCCTGTTCAAGCGCACGGCGCAGCCACCCGCCCGGATTCTTCACCTTGCCTTCGACCACGAGCCGCCGCAGGTAACGGCACTTGTCCCAAATGGTCATGTAGCCGTATTCCCGGAGAAACCCCCGTGCGGTATTCTCTGCAATGCCAAATTCGCCGAGAACGGTGATTACTTCGCCCTCTGCCACACTGCACTCGCCATCGAAAAGCCTCGCAGAAGAATTTTGTCTTCCTGGAAAGGACACTATGGATTCTTCCGGAGCGGCCCCCATTTCTTCTCTGATCACATCCAGGACCCTTTGACGTGTCGTTTCTCTCTCTGAAGGTTCTTCTTCCCTAGGATGAATAGAAGCACCACCTTCTTCAACTTTGCTTGAGTTGCTTGTTGTTGTTGATGTTGTTGTTTTATTATCATAATGATTAAGAACAACAACACCATTGGTAGTATTAACACTGGTATTATTAGTGTCTGCTTTCACGGTGTCCCATGAGGTAGGATGCGAGGATTCTGCTGTTTTCTCGCCGTGTCCTATCTCGTGGGACATGGTTTCTTCAATCGATCTGTCCGGAGCACTTTCTTCCGGCTGCTCAACTTTTTCTGCACGCAATTCCAAAACACGCTGCGGATCCAGATTGATCTCGTATGTGTTCCGGGAAAATTTCTGATTGCCGCTGCGTGATTGGATCACCGTAATATATCCATAGTCCACGAGCTGCTTCATATATTTCGCATAGGTGTTCTTGTTGATCTGCAAGTCGTAGCAGATTTTATCCCTGCCGGGAAATGCACCGTTCCCAAACGTGCACACATAGGAGTAAATCGCCTTTGCGATCACATGCAGCTCTCGATCCTGCATGACGTATTTTCCGACCATCCCATAGCCGCGATCAAGTATGCTTTTGGGATATTGACGAATATGTTCTTCGGGGGCTTGTGATTGTTCCATCGCTGACCTCCTAAATCCGTTGCTTCGGTTGATTTTTCCAGCAATACTGTATCGCCCTGCACGCCATATCCAGCGCAGCCACATCATCCCACGCTTCAAATTGCTCTTTCATATCGCCGAGCGCTTGAATTGCGCGGAACGGGGACATGACATATGGCTCCCATGGAAGCGGAGCATAGTCGACCTCATCCGTCGGGGCGTAGATGATTTCCTTATCCAGTTTTCGAGCGACTTCC
This window encodes:
- a CDS encoding nucleotidyl transferase AbiEii/AbiGii toxin family protein, with protein sequence MVSSKDRPDYVLSTQLLEYAASIIEEAKLPSSTYSLGGGTVLSYVFNHRKSKDIDIFINDPQYMGALSPRFNERSERALSYNEDGHCITLSFDEGKIDFISSTQITDFPAKTQTIFGHRIAVDDPVEIVCKKIYFRGDRAYPRDIFDLSVLYESNRREDLITAMARYPDKINQFVSKFKKDQLNPNIEPYSATYSGSLLPDGEKFIGKEFSICEKFIQEVEQKCEQSILLKPKRRPVMRKKNTSKDQQRDR
- a CDS encoding ArdC family protein, which gives rise to MSMDKIMEDRKEVVEKIAADIEAGKPLFWESGLTVSGRPCNIMQRSGRPSYYRGGNNLRLSFVAMQHGYTDPRWGTFKQVQEMGGRIKKGEKGTHIEYYQFEREVWENNPKTGKKEPVYEVDADGRMAVKKERLPQPIIKSYVVFNAEQMEGIPPLQKAPREPEVLNEKMERMIVNSEAKIHFDQAGQNFYQPMTDEIHVTPKEGFKTTDAFYATVAHEIAHSTGHESRLDRSTLTAGGAFGSKSYAREELRAELASLFIHQEYGINFNEDHRNNHAAYLKSWASVLRDDPNELFRAARDAERAADYMKEHMIEKEREISKDRGASIVAEWKERHFAPKKTPEKEPEPAKTPIEKKATIPRKRKVSLTPKKEQGKARSMGR
- a CDS encoding helix-turn-helix domain-containing protein; this encodes MEQSQAPEEHIRQYPKSILDRGYGMVGKYVMQDRELHVIAKAIYSYVCTFGNGAFPGRDKICYDLQINKNTYAKYMKQLVDYGYITVIQSRSGNQKFSRNTYEINLDPQRVLELRAEKVEQPEESAPDRSIEETMSHEIGHGEKTAESSHPTSWDTVKADTNNTSVNTTNGVVVLNHYDNKTTTSTTTSNSSKVEEGGASIHPREEEPSERETTRQRVLDVIREEMGAAPEESIVSFPGRQNSSARLFDGECSVAEGEVITVLGEFGIAENTARGFLREYGYMTIWDKCRYLRRLVVEGKVKNPGGWLRRALEQDYVDGKGVAEELAAKEKRRRQEAVAAQKARIEAMVAAEEGLDEPVTIPGCEGLHGTDLVQAWKQRVKGTGT